A genome region from Nycticebus coucang isolate mNycCou1 chromosome 4, mNycCou1.pri, whole genome shotgun sequence includes the following:
- the RPLP0 gene encoding 60S acidic ribosomal protein P0: MPREDRATWKSNYFLKIIQLLDDYPKCFIVGADNVGSKQMQQIRMSLRGKAVVLMGKNTMMRKAIRGHLENNPALEKLLPHIRGNVGFVFTKEDLTEIRDMLLANKVPAAARAGAIAPCEVTVPAQNTGLGPEKTSFFQALGITTKISRGTIEILSDVQLIKTGDKVGASEATLLNMLNISPFSFGLVIQQVFDNGSIYNPEVLDITEETLHSRFLEGVRNVASVCLQIGYPTVASVPHSIINGYKRVLALSVETDYTFPLAEKVKAFLADPSAFVAAAPVAATTTAAPAATAAPAKVEAKEESEESDEDMGFGLFD, translated from the exons ATGCCCAGGGAAGACAGGGCGACCTGGAAGTCCAACTACTTCCTTAAGATCATA CAACTTTTGGATGATTATCCAAAATGCTTCATTGTGGGAGCAGACAACGTGGGCTCCAAGCAGATGCAGCAGATCCGTATGTCTCTTCGAGGAAAGGCTGTGGTGCTGATGGGCAAGAACACCATGATGCGCAAGGCCATCCGAGGGCATCTGGAAAACAACCCAGCTCTGGAGAA ACTGTTGCCTCATATCCGGGGAAATGTGGGCTTTGTGTTCACCAAGGAGGACCTCACTGAGATTAGGGACATGCTGCTGGCCAATAAG GTGCCAGCTGCCGCCCGTGCTGGTGCCATTGCTCCATGTGAAGTTACTGTGCCAGCCCAGAACACTGGTCTGGGGCCAGAGAAGACCTCCTTCTTCCAGGCTTTAGGTATTACTACTAAAATTTCCAGGGGCACCATTGAAATCTTG AGTGATGTGCAGCTGATTAAGACTGGAGACAAAGTGGGAGCCAGTGAAGCCACACTCCTGAACATGCTGAATATCTCCCCCTTCTCCTTTGGGCTGGTCATTCAGCAGGTGTTTGACAATGGTAGCATCTACAACCCTGAAGTGCTTGACATTACAGAAGAAACTCTGCATTCTCGCTTCCTGGAG GGTGTCCGTAATGTTGCCAGTGTTTGTCTGCAGATTGGTTACCCAACTGTTGCATCAGTACCCCATTCTATCATCAATGGTTACAAGAGAGTCCTGGCTTTGTCTGTGGAGACTGATTATACCTTCCCACTTGCTGAAAAG GTCAAGGCCTTCTTGGCTGATCCATCTGCCTTTGTGGCTGCTGCCCCTGTGGCTGCCACCACCACTGCTGCTCCTGCTGccactgcagccccagccaaggTTGAAGCCAAAGAAGAGTCGGAAGAGTCGGACGAGGATATGGGATTTGGTCTCTTTGACTAA